The sequence CAGGAGTTGAAATATCTAATTTGTGTGACATTAAGGAAAGGAAATCTGACTTTTGGAAAATAGGGAGAATAAATGCCCCTCCACCACGTACAATTTTAATTTTTCGACCAGACTCATCTGTAATTGTATTTCCGCTTCCTAACATAGAACCTGTCACAACCATCGCTTCGTCCGAGCTCACTGTTTTATACCTTGCCCAAAATGCTAATCCTAATAAAATAATAACACCAATAACAACAACGGGAATTACTAAATATGGTGGTATATCCATTATAAATCCTCCTCTAAGTAAAATAAATTGATTTCTGTGTCTTTTTTCATGAATCAAAATTTGAGACATAAAGGGTGCTGTCCTTCACTTCAATAACAACTATCTTTGTACCTTCTTTGATGACTTCGCCATCATAACTTGCAGCAATTTCATTAATTTGACTTGCACCGATCTTAATTAAAACCTCTCCATATCCATTCTTTGGAATGGTTATTGTTACTTCTCCTATTTTCCCAACATAGTCTTGTATAGAATGGGAAATGGAGTTCTCTGTATTTTTCATAGGTTTAACATAAAGGAAGTAGACCAAAATTGACATCAGTATGGCAGCACATACCGATAATATAATAATAGCTGGCATATGTAGGGACGTATATTGTGTAAGTAAAATCCCCGATCCTCCAAATATCGTTAGCCCTCCAACAAGTGTAACTGGTTCAAGAAAATCTAAACCATCCACAGATAAAAAATCAAATATACCATCCATAAAACTACCAATGATATCTCCAAATACAACGGTCACTAGTGTAAATAAAACTCCAAATATGAAACAGCCCCAGAATATCTCAATCATTTCAATTCACCCCTTTCTAGATTAACAATATGCTATAAAAATCAACTACTAGTAATACGTCACACGTGTCACAAAAGTTTCAAATTATTTCATACTTCTCCATTTTTCTCGGTCAAGCTCCTAAAATCTCTCTTTCATTATACACTCGTTTGTAAAAATATAATTTTAAATACGTTACAAATTTCTTAAAAGTTTCAAAACCATGCTATTATTGCAAAGCACCAAAAAAAACCGTCCATGGCAGGACAGGTTAGATTTGATCCTATCATATTCTTCACTTATGAATTTAACAATATTTTAGTTTACAAATTCAATATCTCTTTAATTTCATCTTCTGATAAACCTGAAAGCATTGTTTCCCCTGGTTGGATGACCTTCTCGATTAGTTCCTTTTTCTTTTGTTGGAGTTCCACAATTTTTTCTTCGATTGTCCCTTGAGTGATCAAACGATTCACTTGAACAACATTTTTCTGACCGATGCGATAAGCACGATCGACGGCCTGTTCATCTACTGCAGGATTCCACCATAAGTCATATAAAATGACAGTGTCAGCACCCGTTAGATTTAACCCTGTTCCCCCTGCTTTTAAAGACACAAGAAAAATTTCTTTTTCTCCTTGGTTGAATCTTTCCGTCATTTTAATTCTTTCCAGCTTATCTGTTTTTCCATCCAAATAAAAATAGTCTGCTTGTTTTTGGTCTAGTTCCTCGCGAATGATTTTTAACATACTCGTAAATTGAGAGAAAATGAGGATTCGATGTCCTCCCTCAATTCCTTCATTCACAATTTCTAATAATTGTTCAAGTTTACCAGATGA comes from Chengkuizengella sediminis and encodes:
- a CDS encoding NfeD family protein, with the protein product MIEIFWGCFIFGVLFTLVTVVFGDIIGSFMDGIFDFLSVDGLDFLEPVTLVGGLTIFGGSGILLTQYTSLHMPAIIILSVCAAILMSILVYFLYVKPMKNTENSISHSIQDYVGKIGEVTITIPKNGYGEVLIKIGASQINEIAASYDGEVIKEGTKIVVIEVKDSTLYVSNFDS